A window of the Coprobacter fastidiosus genome harbors these coding sequences:
- a CDS encoding DUF5123 domain-containing protein, translating into MKNIKYIILSSVIVLATGLVSCLDSEFDVDESYNRLFSPVSFETTNETSTTVDFTWKNIPAASYYLIELSLTEDFAEVYKTYGENQEITTNAYTATGLTPNTDYWARIKCMSTQGIPESKYSQVITFTTKKLVNVEFSTTVDATWIRLSWIVPEGSVNNVTKIVLKDAAGAIVKSVEDAAELADNTLLFENLTALTTYHWEAYDGATLFDEDDVTTLPDVLPGTDIIEIDNTTTENINTLIAATTQGNILIKIAAGTTLNVVTEDGSDTGFIIPVGKSVTIKGIVTEANRTNLPIIKMKEFNFTQMPSLTLENVHIIGSGTQASYVIKGEADQTQLDKIEIDNCIIENMRGIFSLRSTSPLAPEVTVNNTTIRDLKDYGVFQSEASAGGGYKSIVVTNSTFDGIQYLLRAKNAPTAYNVISFSDCTFNKTVLDGKYLVDLANATQSLTTFEFVNCIFGSAYSGTPKVTKAPTKPTFTNCYKTTDFAPSSMDGVIDYEKSAADLFTDPSSGNFLIKDASFIGKDSAGDPIWRP; encoded by the coding sequence ATGAAGAATATAAAATATATAATTTTGTCTTCGGTCATCGTACTGGCAACGGGGCTTGTTTCTTGTCTCGATTCGGAGTTCGATGTGGATGAAAGCTATAATCGGTTGTTTTCTCCGGTCTCTTTTGAGACGACGAATGAAACTTCGACGACTGTCGATTTTACATGGAAAAATATTCCGGCAGCCAGCTATTATCTTATAGAGCTGAGTCTTACGGAAGATTTTGCCGAAGTTTATAAAACATACGGAGAGAATCAGGAAATAACAACAAATGCTTATACGGCAACGGGGCTTACTCCGAATACGGATTATTGGGCACGTATCAAGTGTATGTCTACTCAGGGAATACCTGAATCTAAGTATTCTCAGGTGATAACTTTTACTACAAAAAAACTGGTAAACGTGGAATTTTCTACCACGGTAGATGCAACATGGATACGTTTGTCATGGATAGTTCCGGAGGGATCGGTCAATAATGTGACAAAGATTGTTTTAAAAGATGCTGCGGGTGCGATCGTAAAGTCGGTTGAGGATGCTGCGGAGTTAGCTGATAATACTCTTCTTTTTGAAAATCTGACCGCATTGACGACTTATCATTGGGAGGCTTATGACGGGGCGACACTCTTCGATGAAGATGATGTAACAACTTTGCCCGATGTGCTTCCGGGTACCGATATTATAGAAATCGATAACACGACTACTGAGAATATCAATACATTGATAGCGGCAACTACACAAGGGAATATTTTGATCAAAATTGCTGCGGGGACAACTTTGAATGTAGTAACGGAAGATGGCTCTGATACCGGCTTTATCATTCCGGTGGGTAAATCTGTAACGATAAAAGGTATTGTTACTGAAGCGAACCGAACCAATTTGCCGATAATTAAAATGAAAGAATTCAATTTTACTCAAATGCCGTCTCTGACTCTTGAGAATGTTCATATTATCGGTTCTGGGACGCAAGCTTCTTATGTGATAAAAGGTGAGGCAGATCAGACTCAACTCGATAAGATAGAGATCGATAATTGCATTATCGAAAATATGCGTGGAATATTCAGTTTACGCAGTACGTCGCCGTTAGCTCCGGAAGTTACGGTAAATAATACGACAATAAGAGATCTGAAAGATTATGGAGTATTCCAAAGTGAAGCCAGTGCGGGAGGAGGATATAAATCGATTGTCGTAACTAATTCGACGTTCGATGGCATTCAGTATTTATTACGGGCAAAGAATGCTCCTACGGCTTATAATGTTATTTCATTCTCGGATTGTACATTTAATAAGACGGTTTTGGATGGCAAATATTTAGTAGATTTAGCTAATGCCACTCAATCTTTGACTACATTCGAGTTTGTAAATTGTATTTTCGGGTCGGCTTATTCGGGAACTCCTAAAGTGACTAAAGCTCCGACCAAACCGACATTTACGAATTGTTATAAAACAACAGATTTTGCTCCTTCATCGATGGATGGTGTAATCGATTATGAAAAGTCGGCGGCAGATTTGTTTACTGATCCTTCTTCCGGAAATTTCTTGATTAAGGATGCATCCTTTATTGGAAAGGATAGTGCCGGTGATCCTATTTGGAGACCATAA
- the purT gene encoding formate-dependent phosphoribosylglycinamide formyltransferase, protein MTKIGTTLSEVGKKALLCGSGELGKEVAIELQRYGVEVVALDKYPNAPAMQVAHRSYVLSMLDGVRLREIIEVEKPDYIIPEVEAIATSTLVELEKEGFHVTPTANAAYLTMNREGIRRLAAETLGIKTSTYKFASTREEFNEAVKTIGVPCMVKPIMSSSGHGQSLVRSMADMDKAWQYAQEGGRAGAGRVIVEGFVDFDYEITLLTVRHIGGTAFLKPIGHHQVDGDYRESWQPQAMSAEALKRAEEIAGKITNALGGWGIFGVELFVKGDDVIFSEVSPRPHDTGMVTMISQDLSEFALHARAVLGLPVPGVRFYRPSASKAIVVEGDTDKVEFDNLEEVLSEPDVQLRIFGKAEVKGHRRLGVILASADTVEEALAKAERAYKKLKINVLPR, encoded by the coding sequence ATGACAAAAATAGGAACAACCTTATCTGAAGTCGGTAAAAAAGCTCTTCTATGCGGTTCAGGAGAGTTAGGTAAAGAAGTTGCAATCGAATTGCAACGGTACGGAGTAGAAGTCGTAGCTCTGGATAAATATCCTAATGCTCCGGCTATGCAAGTAGCTCATCGTTCATATGTCCTTTCGATGTTGGACGGGGTACGTTTACGGGAAATTATAGAGGTGGAGAAGCCTGATTATATTATTCCGGAAGTAGAAGCGATCGCTACTTCTACTTTGGTGGAACTTGAAAAAGAAGGGTTTCATGTTACTCCTACGGCGAATGCCGCTTATCTGACGATGAATCGGGAGGGGATTCGCCGATTGGCAGCCGAGACTTTAGGTATAAAGACTTCGACATATAAATTTGCTTCGACTCGGGAAGAGTTTAATGAGGCGGTTAAAACAATCGGAGTCCCGTGTATGGTGAAGCCTATTATGAGTTCTTCAGGACACGGACAGAGCCTTGTGCGTTCGATGGCAGATATGGATAAAGCGTGGCAGTATGCACAGGAAGGCGGCCGGGCGGGAGCTGGTCGTGTAATTGTCGAGGGATTTGTGGATTTCGATTACGAGATTACGTTATTGACCGTGCGGCATATAGGAGGGACGGCCTTTCTTAAACCGATCGGACATCATCAGGTCGACGGTGATTATCGGGAGTCTTGGCAACCGCAAGCTATGAGTGCAGAAGCGTTGAAACGGGCAGAAGAGATTGCCGGGAAAATAACGAACGCATTAGGCGGCTGGGGAATTTTCGGTGTGGAATTGTTTGTGAAAGGGGATGATGTGATTTTCAGTGAAGTTTCCCCGCGCCCTCATGATACGGGTATGGTAACAATGATTTCTCAAGATTTGTCGGAGTTTGCTTTGCATGCCCGTGCTGTTTTGGGCTTACCTGTTCCGGGAGTACGTTTTTATCGTCCTTCGGCTTCGAAAGCTATTGTTGTAGAAGGAGATACGGATAAGGTAGAATTTGATAATCTGGAAGAAGTGTTGTCCGAACCGGATGTTCAATTGCGTATTTTCGGTAAAGCGGAAGTGAAAGGACACCGTCGGTTGGGCGTGATTCTTGCCAGTGCCGATACAGTGGAGGAGGCGCTGGCTAAAGCGGAACGGGCTTATAAGAAACTAAAAATAAATGTTCTTCCCAGATAA
- a CDS encoding ACP phosphodiesterase: MNYLAHIYLSGSSPQIRVGGFIADAVKGGIPEHYPYKLRSGIRLHRLIDNYTDHHPLVREMVALLNREFGRYGGILPDLFFDHYLARDFENYSSVSLSSFSRKFYFDLVLNYSYLPVRIRRFMWHFIFTNRLCCYRTVEGLMESVGIMVEYRGVPFDINKLQRYFVDNYDYFQDCFYSFFPDVTNYAESMRPEECSR, from the coding sequence ATGAATTATCTGGCACATATTTATCTTTCGGGCAGTTCTCCGCAAATTAGAGTAGGCGGCTTTATCGCAGATGCTGTTAAAGGAGGTATTCCGGAACATTATCCGTATAAGTTGAGATCAGGAATTCGTTTGCATCGTTTGATAGATAATTATACCGACCATCATCCGCTTGTACGGGAGATGGTCGCTCTTTTAAATCGGGAGTTCGGACGGTATGGCGGTATTCTTCCCGATCTTTTTTTCGATCATTATTTAGCAAGAGATTTTGAAAATTATTCCTCAGTTTCCTTGTCCTCTTTTTCCCGAAAATTTTATTTTGATTTAGTTTTGAATTATTCTTATTTGCCTGTTCGTATCCGTCGTTTTATGTGGCATTTTATATTTACTAATCGATTGTGCTGTTATCGTACCGTAGAAGGATTGATGGAGTCTGTCGGAATTATGGTAGAGTATCGGGGTGTGCCTTTCGATATAAATAAATTGCAACGATATTTTGTCGATAACTATGATTATTTTCAAGATTGTTTTTATTCTTTTTTTCCGGATGTGACGAATTATGCAGAGAGTATGAGACCGGAGGAGTGTAGTCGGTGA
- a CDS encoding Mrp/NBP35 family ATP-binding protein has translation MALYPKLITDALSKVRYPGNGKDLVSAGMVEDDIRIDGNKVSFSLIFEKPNDPFIKSVVKAAETAILTYVGEDVDIKGNINIKSRQAQRPEPGKLLPQVKNVIAVSSGKGGVGKSTVAANLAVALAQQGYKVGLLDADIFGPSVPKMFDVEDARPYVEQIGGRDLILPVEKYGIKILSIGFFVDKDSAIVWRGGMASNALKQLIADADWGELDYFILDLPPGTSDIHLTIVQTLAITGAIVVTTPQEVALADARKGIDMFTNEKVNVPVLGLVENMAWFTPAELPENKYYLFGKEGGKRLSEELNIALLGQIPIVQSICEGGDSGKPVALDPDSITGMAFADLARSVVEATDIRNKTQKPTQIVETHKTVKP, from the coding sequence ATGGCATTATATCCTAAACTTATTACAGACGCACTAAGTAAAGTGCGCTATCCGGGAAACGGAAAAGACCTTGTATCTGCCGGTATGGTAGAAGACGATATCCGCATCGACGGAAATAAAGTGAGCTTTTCTCTTATTTTCGAAAAACCGAATGATCCATTCATAAAATCAGTTGTAAAAGCTGCAGAAACAGCAATCCTCACATATGTCGGGGAAGATGTCGATATAAAAGGAAACATCAACATCAAGTCCCGACAAGCCCAACGTCCCGAACCGGGGAAGCTATTGCCACAAGTCAAGAACGTCATTGCCGTATCATCAGGTAAAGGAGGTGTAGGGAAATCGACCGTAGCGGCTAACCTTGCCGTAGCTTTAGCACAACAAGGCTACAAAGTCGGATTATTGGATGCCGATATATTCGGCCCATCCGTTCCCAAAATGTTCGATGTAGAAGATGCACGCCCATACGTAGAACAAATAGGTGGTAGAGATTTGATTCTCCCGGTTGAAAAATACGGCATAAAAATACTATCTATCGGTTTTTTTGTAGATAAGGATAGCGCAATCGTATGGCGAGGCGGAATGGCAAGCAATGCTCTCAAACAATTAATTGCAGATGCCGACTGGGGAGAACTCGATTATTTTATTCTCGATTTACCCCCTGGTACAAGCGACATACATCTGACTATTGTACAAACCCTTGCCATTACCGGAGCAATCGTAGTAACAACACCACAAGAAGTTGCACTTGCCGATGCCCGTAAAGGAATCGATATGTTTACAAACGAGAAAGTTAATGTCCCAGTACTCGGACTTGTCGAAAACATGGCATGGTTTACTCCGGCAGAACTCCCGGAAAACAAATATTATCTTTTCGGGAAAGAAGGAGGAAAACGTTTGTCCGAAGAACTAAATATCGCACTACTGGGACAAATACCGATCGTACAAAGTATATGCGAGGGGGGAGACAGCGGCAAACCCGTAGCTCTCGATCCCGACTCGATTACCGGTATGGCTTTTGCCGATTTAGCTCGTTCTGTCGTAGAAGCTACCGATATTCGAAACAAGACACAAAAACCGACTCAAATCGTAGAGACCCATAAAACTGTAAAACCGTAA
- the trmB gene encoding tRNA (guanosine(46)-N7)-methyltransferase TrmB, giving the protein MGKNKLQKFDDMNSFSHVFQFPFSTLREKGFEMKGKWNSDFFKNNNPIVLELGCGKGEYAVGLARKYPEKNFIGVDIKGARMWTGAKDALENGIANVAFLRTNIELITEFFAENEISEIWITFPDPQMKKVRKRLTSTRFMDLYRQILKPNGIIHLKSDSNFMYTYTCEMIKANHYPVNIQTDDLYNSGITDEILEIKTFYEQQWLERGLSIKYIQFICEPRPVLIEPQVEIEFDSYRSFNRSKRSANSSGI; this is encoded by the coding sequence ATGGGCAAAAACAAACTACAAAAATTTGATGATATGAATTCTTTCTCCCACGTATTCCAATTCCCTTTCTCCACATTACGAGAAAAAGGATTCGAAATGAAAGGAAAATGGAATTCCGATTTTTTCAAAAATAATAATCCTATCGTTCTCGAATTGGGATGCGGAAAAGGAGAATACGCCGTAGGATTAGCCCGAAAGTATCCTGAAAAAAATTTTATCGGAGTCGATATAAAAGGGGCACGTATGTGGACAGGAGCTAAAGACGCCTTGGAAAACGGTATCGCAAACGTTGCATTTCTCCGGACAAATATCGAGCTCATTACAGAATTTTTCGCAGAAAACGAAATTTCAGAGATCTGGATTACATTTCCCGATCCCCAAATGAAAAAAGTCCGGAAAAGACTCACTTCAACCCGTTTTATGGATCTATACCGGCAAATACTTAAACCCAACGGAATCATTCACCTGAAAAGCGACAGCAATTTCATGTACACTTATACTTGTGAAATGATCAAGGCAAATCATTATCCGGTCAATATACAGACCGATGACCTCTACAATTCAGGTATAACCGACGAGATACTCGAAATAAAAACCTTCTACGAACAACAATGGCTCGAAAGAGGTTTATCAATCAAATATATACAATTTATCTGCGAACCGAGACCCGTTCTCATCGAACCCCAAGTCGAAATAGAATTCGATAGTTACCGGAGTTTTAATCGCAGTAAACGAAGTGCAAATTCAAGCGGAATATAA
- a CDS encoding LexA family transcriptional regulator, with translation MPQEELISRIRELIKEMNISQNEFADRIKIDRSNFSKHINGKLPISDSLLNKIVVSLGISKEWLNSGEGEKYYMAAHRQTISLPTNVIHTNGQRGAKVYDIDVTAGPIGRSLIFSTENLIGSIDVPFINNENSIVRVSGDSMQPVICNGDMVAIREVKNPNLIFWGQIYVVLLDDYRMVKYIRKHTDRDMVILRSANPEYDDIEIHKSEIRDLFIVENIIRFDSRM, from the coding sequence ATGCCTCAAGAAGAACTTATATCCCGCATTCGAGAATTAATCAAAGAAATGAATATTTCTCAAAACGAATTTGCCGACCGCATTAAAATAGACCGCTCCAATTTTTCAAAACATATAAATGGAAAACTTCCCATTAGCGATTCCCTATTAAATAAAATTGTTGTCAGTTTGGGTATATCCAAAGAGTGGCTCAATTCCGGTGAAGGAGAAAAATACTATATGGCTGCACACCGCCAAACAATATCTTTACCGACAAATGTCATACACACCAATGGGCAAAGAGGAGCTAAAGTATATGATATAGATGTTACTGCCGGCCCCATAGGAAGGAGTCTCATATTCTCGACAGAAAACCTCATCGGGTCGATAGACGTTCCGTTCATAAATAACGAAAATAGTATCGTCCGGGTAAGTGGAGACAGTATGCAACCGGTCATTTGCAACGGAGATATGGTAGCCATCAGAGAAGTCAAAAATCCTAACCTTATATTTTGGGGACAAATTTACGTAGTATTACTAGACGACTATCGCATGGTCAAATATATACGGAAACACACCGATCGAGATATGGTAATCCTCAGAAGTGCCAATCCCGAATACGATGACATAGAAATTCACAAATCAGAAATTCGGGATTTATTCATTGTCGAGAACATCATTCGTTTCGATAGCCGTATGTAA
- the gap gene encoding type I glyceraldehyde-3-phosphate dehydrogenase: protein MIKVGINGFGRIGRFVFRAAQKRNDIEIVGINDLCPVDYLAYMLKYDTMHGQFDGTIEADVEKSQLIVNGKAIRVTAERNPEDLKWDAIGAEYVVESTGLFLTKEKAEAHIKAGAKRVVMSAPSKDDTPMFVCGVNHNTYAGQPIVSNASCTTNCLAPIAKVLNDKFGILDGLMTTVHSTTATQKTVDGPSMKDWRGGRAASGNIIPSSTGAAKAVGKVIPSLNGKLTGMSMRVPTLDVSVVDLTVNLAKPATYEEICAAMKAASEGELKGILGYTEDAVVSSDFLGDPRTSIFDKNAGIQLTPTFVKIVSWYDNEIGYSNKVLDLIAHMDTVK, encoded by the coding sequence ATGATTAAAGTAGGTATTAACGGTTTTGGACGTATCGGACGTTTCGTTTTCCGTGCAGCTCAAAAAAGAAATGACATTGAAATTGTAGGTATCAACGACCTTTGCCCAGTAGATTATTTAGCATATATGCTAAAATATGATACAATGCACGGTCAATTCGACGGTACTATCGAAGCAGACGTTGAAAAAAGCCAATTAATCGTAAACGGAAAAGCTATCCGCGTAACAGCAGAAAGAAATCCCGAAGATTTAAAATGGGATGCTATCGGTGCAGAATACGTAGTTGAATCAACAGGACTTTTCTTGACTAAAGAAAAAGCTGAAGCTCATATCAAAGCCGGTGCTAAACGTGTGGTTATGTCTGCTCCTTCTAAAGACGATACTCCTATGTTCGTTTGTGGTGTTAACCACAACACTTATGCAGGACAACCGATCGTATCTAACGCATCTTGTACAACAAACTGTTTAGCTCCTATCGCTAAAGTTCTTAACGACAAATTCGGAATCCTTGACGGTTTGATGACTACTGTTCACTCAACTACTGCAACTCAAAAAACAGTTGACGGTCCTTCTATGAAAGACTGGAGAGGTGGTCGTGCAGCTTCTGGTAACATTATTCCTTCTTCTACAGGTGCAGCAAAAGCCGTAGGTAAAGTTATCCCTTCGTTGAATGGTAAATTGACCGGTATGTCTATGCGTGTCCCGACTTTGGATGTTTCTGTTGTAGACTTAACTGTAAATTTGGCAAAACCGGCTACTTACGAAGAAATTTGCGCAGCAATGAAAGCAGCTTCTGAAGGCGAATTGAAAGGTATACTCGGATATACTGAAGACGCAGTTGTTTCTTCTGACTTCTTAGGAGATCCTCGCACTTCTATTTTCGATAAGAATGCAGGTATTCAATTAACCCCGACTTTCGTAAAAATCGTTTCTTGGTATGACAACGAAATCGGTTACTCAAACAAAGTTCTGGATTTAATTGCACACATGGATACTGTAAAATAA
- the panB gene encoding 3-methyl-2-oxobutanoate hydroxymethyltransferase has product MSTYTEDLRKVTTRRLAEMKQRGEKISMLTAYDYSMASLIDQAGMDVILVGDSASNVMAGNITTLPMTLDQMIYHGVSVVKAVKRALVVVDMPFGSYQGNSKEAVASAIRIMKETGADCVKMEGGEEIRESIERILSAGIPVMGHLGLTPQSINKFGTYTVRAKEEAEAQKLIKDAHLLEEIGCFSIVLEKIPAKLAERVSTELSIPTIGIGAGNGTDGQVLVMHDMLGINKGFSPRFLRRYADLHTVITEAVQAYINDVKTRDFPNEKEQY; this is encoded by the coding sequence ATGTCAACTTATACTGAAGATTTACGAAAAGTAACCACCCGTCGCTTAGCTGAAATGAAACAACGGGGAGAAAAAATATCTATGCTTACAGCATACGATTATTCTATGGCCAGCCTTATAGACCAAGCCGGCATGGATGTTATATTAGTAGGAGACTCCGCATCTAATGTTATGGCAGGAAATATAACCACCTTACCGATGACATTAGATCAGATGATATATCACGGAGTTTCTGTAGTAAAAGCAGTCAAGCGGGCACTCGTTGTCGTAGATATGCCTTTCGGATCTTATCAAGGTAATTCCAAAGAAGCAGTCGCATCTGCAATTCGGATCATGAAAGAAACCGGAGCTGATTGTGTAAAGATGGAAGGAGGAGAAGAAATAAGAGAATCTATCGAGAGAATATTAAGCGCAGGAATACCCGTTATGGGACATTTAGGATTAACTCCCCAATCCATTAACAAATTCGGCACTTACACCGTCCGAGCCAAAGAAGAGGCAGAAGCCCAAAAACTGATCAAAGATGCACATCTACTTGAAGAGATCGGATGCTTCTCTATCGTCCTCGAAAAAATTCCCGCAAAATTGGCTGAACGTGTCTCTACCGAGCTAAGTATTCCTACAATCGGTATCGGAGCAGGAAATGGCACAGACGGACAAGTCTTGGTAATGCACGATATGTTGGGAATCAACAAAGGCTTTTCGCCGAGATTTCTGCGCAGATATGCCGATCTACACACAGTAATAACCGAAGCCGTACAAGCATATATTAATGATGTGAAAACACGGGATTTCCCCAACGAAAAAGAACAATATTAA
- the rplM gene encoding 50S ribosomal protein L13, with protein sequence MDTLSYKTISANKATVQKEWVVVDATDQVLGRLSAKVAKLLRGKYKPSYTPHVDCGDNVIIINADKVILTGNKWTDRVYLNFTGYPGGQKKTSPAELIKKGEAKLFNRVVKGMLPKNKLGAQLLRNLYVYAGSEHPHAAQQPKTIDINSLK encoded by the coding sequence GTGGATACTTTAAGTTATAAGACCATTTCTGCAAACAAAGCAACTGTACAAAAAGAATGGGTTGTAGTAGATGCAACCGATCAGGTGTTGGGACGTTTGTCGGCTAAGGTTGCCAAATTATTGAGAGGCAAATATAAACCGAGCTATACTCCGCACGTAGATTGTGGTGACAATGTAATTATTATCAATGCGGATAAAGTTATTTTGACCGGAAATAAATGGACAGATCGTGTGTATTTGAATTTTACAGGCTATCCTGGTGGTCAGAAAAAAACTTCGCCTGCTGAATTGATTAAGAAAGGCGAAGCGAAATTATTTAATAGAGTAGTAAAAGGTATGTTGCCTAAGAATAAATTGGGAGCTCAATTGTTGAGAAACCTATATGTATATGCAGGATCGGAACATCCGCACGCAGCACAACAACCTAAAACAATTGATATAAATTCTCTTAAATAA
- the rpsI gene encoding 30S ribosomal protein S9, translating to MEVVNAIGRRKAAVARVFVSEGTGVITINKRDLAVYFPSSILQYVVKQPLNKLGVAEKYDIKVNLDGGGFKGQAEALRLAIARALVKINPEDKPALKAEGFMTRDPRSVERKKPGQPKARKRFQFSKR from the coding sequence ATGGAAGTAGTTAATGCAATAGGAAGACGAAAAGCTGCAGTTGCACGTGTATTCGTAAGCGAAGGAACAGGTGTTATCACTATCAATAAAAGAGATCTTGCCGTATATTTCCCTTCAAGTATTCTTCAGTATGTTGTAAAACAACCGTTGAACAAACTGGGTGTAGCTGAAAAATATGATATTAAAGTAAATTTGGACGGCGGAGGTTTCAAGGGACAAGCAGAAGCGTTGCGTTTGGCAATTGCCCGTGCATTGGTAAAAATTAATCCTGAAGATAAACCGGCATTGAAAGCCGAAGGATTTATGACTCGTGATCCTCGTTCTGTTGAACGTAAGAAACCGGGACAACCGAAAGCGAGAAAGAGATTCCAGTTCAGCAAACGTTAA
- the rpsB gene encoding 30S ribosomal protein S2, giving the protein MSITNFDQLLEAGVHFGHLKRKWNPAMAPYIFMERNGIHIIDLYKTVAKVDEAAAALKQIAKSGKKVLFVATKKQAKQVVADKAAAVNMPYVIERWPGGMLTNFPTIRKAVKKMTTIDKMTKDGTFDNLSKREKLQVTRQRAKLEKTLGSIADLTRLPSALFVVDVMKEHIAVREANRLGIPVFAMVDTNSDPSNVDFVIPANDDATKSIEVILGAVCGAIAEGLEERKAEKVDVEAAEGEAPKKERKTRAVKKERTKKEDDEALNANVAEKFMKDVEE; this is encoded by the coding sequence ATGTCTATTACAAATTTTGACCAATTATTAGAAGCCGGTGTTCACTTCGGACACTTGAAAAGAAAATGGAACCCGGCAATGGCTCCTTATATTTTTATGGAGCGCAATGGTATCCATATCATTGACCTTTATAAAACAGTTGCTAAAGTCGATGAAGCTGCTGCTGCACTGAAACAGATTGCGAAATCAGGTAAAAAGGTGCTTTTTGTAGCGACTAAAAAACAAGCTAAACAAGTAGTCGCTGATAAAGCTGCTGCTGTAAATATGCCTTACGTTATTGAACGTTGGCCTGGTGGTATGTTGACTAACTTCCCTACGATTCGTAAGGCTGTTAAGAAAATGACTACTATCGATAAAATGACTAAAGACGGGACTTTCGACAATTTGTCGAAACGTGAAAAATTGCAAGTGACTCGTCAGCGTGCTAAACTTGAAAAGACGTTGGGCAGTATTGCTGATTTGACCCGTCTTCCTTCGGCTCTTTTTGTTGTCGATGTAATGAAAGAGCATATTGCTGTGCGTGAAGCGAATCGTTTGGGTATTCCGGTATTTGCTATGGTAGATACGAATTCTGACCCTTCGAATGTCGATTTTGTTATTCCGGCAAACGATGATGCTACAAAATCTATCGAGGTTATTCTCGGTGCAGTATGTGGTGCTATTGCTGAAGGTCTTGAAGAAAGAAAAGCTGAAAAAGTAGATGTTGAAGCTGCAGAAGGCGAAGCTCCTAAAAAAGAGAGAAAAACTCGCGCTGTGAAAAAAGAAAGAACTAAAAAGGAGGATGACGAAGCATTGAATGCTAACGTTGCCGAAAAGTTCATGAAAGACGTTGAAGAATAA
- the tsf gene encoding translation elongation factor Ts, with protein sequence MAVTMADITKLRKMTGAGMMDCKNALNEANGDFDGAMEIIRKRGQAIAAKREDREASEGCVLAATKGDFAAIVALKCETDFVAQNKDFVALTQSILDAALENKPADLEALKALTIDGRSIADLIVDRSGVTGEKMELGFYEFVQAPSTIFYIHPGNKLATIVGFNLPEVEYQVARDVAMQVAAMNPISVSRDEVPADVVAKELEIAKDKARQEGKKEEMLDKIAQGRINKFFQESTLLEQAFVKEPKESIQQYLKSHNKDLTVTAFKRITLNAE encoded by the coding sequence ATGGCAGTTACAATGGCAGATATTACCAAGCTTCGTAAAATGACAGGAGCAGGTATGATGGATTGCAAAAATGCATTAAATGAAGCTAACGGAGATTTTGACGGAGCAATGGAAATTATCCGTAAAAGAGGTCAGGCTATTGCCGCTAAACGTGAAGATCGTGAAGCTTCGGAAGGTTGTGTATTGGCTGCAACAAAAGGAGATTTCGCTGCGATCGTCGCTCTGAAATGTGAGACAGACTTCGTTGCTCAAAATAAAGATTTCGTTGCTTTGACTCAATCGATTTTGGATGCTGCATTGGAGAATAAACCTGCAGATCTTGAAGCTCTGAAAGCTTTGACTATAGATGGGCGTTCTATTGCAGACTTGATCGTTGACCGTAGTGGTGTTACCGGAGAAAAAATGGAACTCGGTTTCTATGAGTTTGTACAAGCTCCTTCTACAATATTTTATATTCACCCGGGAAATAAATTGGCTACTATCGTAGGGTTCAATCTTCCTGAAGTTGAATATCAAGTAGCTCGTGATGTGGCTATGCAAGTTGCGGCAATGAATCCTATTTCGGTGAGCCGTGATGAAGTTCCTGCTGATGTTGTTGCAAAGGAATTGGAAATCGCAAAGGATAAAGCTCGTCAAGAAGGCAAGAAAGAAGAAATGCTCGATAAGATTGCTCAAGGACGTATTAATAAATTCTTCCAAGAATCGACATTGCTCGAACAAGCTTTTGTAAAAGAGCCGAAAGAATCTATTCAGCAGTATCTTAAATCTCATAATAAGGATTTGACTGTTACGGCATTTAAACGTATCACATTGAATGCTGAATAA